One Thunnus maccoyii chromosome 14, fThuMac1.1, whole genome shotgun sequence genomic window carries:
- the spef1 gene encoding sperm flagellar protein 1 → MDRELNEEELQDLYAWIDKIPLSRPKRHITRDFSDGVMAAEVVKYFFPKLVDLHNYIPANSTQQKLSNWNLLNRKVFSKLNFHMPEETVKRIALSTAGVIEPVLSALREKIEKKLEHTTDNIPDLEYYDTRNQEKHHTEIHQTETKHLAQMAGEEMKKDEKSRLKNGKPLQTVQFYSDMDPTLRLILQEKEQAVMALQETVEILQMKVNRLEHLIHLKDMRIEDLTRHLETYKAKSQTH, encoded by the exons ATGGATCGAGAACTGAATGAAGAAGAACTGCAGGACTTGTACGCATGGATAGATAAAATACCTCTGTCCCGGCCCAAAAGACACATCACAAGAGACTTCAGCGATGGAG TGATGGCTGCTGAGGTTGTAAAATATTTCTTCCCAAAGCTTGTCGACCTGCACAACTACATCcctgcaaactccacacagcaGAAGCTCAGTAACTGGAACCTTCTCAACAG GAAGGTGTTTTCCAAGCTGAACTTTCACATGCCCGAGGAGACAGTGAAGAGGATTGCATTGAGCACTGCAGGAGTGATAGAGCCTGTGCTGAGCGCCCTCAGGGAGAAGATAGAAAAGAAACTTGAGCACACCACAGACAATATACCg GATTTGGAATACTATGACACCAGGAACCAGGAGAAACATCATACAG AAATTCAtcagactgaaacaaaacatctgGCTCAAATGGCaggagaagaaatgaaaaaagatgaaaagagtaGACTGAAAAATGG AAAACCGCTGCAAACGGTGCAGTTTTACTCAGACATGGACCCTACTTTACGACTAATTCTGCAAGAAAAGGAGCAAGCTGTGATGGCTTTGCAGGAGACAGtggag atcCTCCAGATGAAAGTCAACAGGTTAGAGCATCTGATTCATTTGAAAGATATGCGCATTGAAGACCTGACGCGGCATCTGGAGACATACAAAGCTAAAAGCCAAACCCACTGA
- the erlin1 gene encoding erlin-1, protein MLARMTMPHVGAVFATIAGLMAILLHSSIHKIEEGHLAVYYRGGALLTIPNGPGYHIMLPFITTYRSVQTTLQTDEIKNVPCGTSGGVMIYFDRIEVVNMLVPSAVVDIVRNYTADYDKTLIFNKIHHELNQFCSVHTLQEVYIELFDIIDENLKTALQKDLNSMAPGLTIQAVRVTKPKIPESIRRNFELMEAEKTRLLITAQTQKVVEKEAETERKKAIIEAQKVAQVAEIQFQQKVMEKETEKKISEIEDAAFLARERAKADAEFYTAAKSAEANRLKLTPQYLQLMKYQAVAANSKIYFGQDIPTMFMEGTNSPPKSERSPHKSKAEPDLIREKQDGQ, encoded by the exons ATGCTTGCAAGGATGACGATGCCGCATGTAGGGGCAGTATTTGCAACAATAGCAGGACTGATGGCAATCCTGTTACACTCCTCCATTCACAAGATAGAGGAAGGACACCTTGCTGTGTACTACAG GGGTGGGGCTTTGCTGACAATTCCCAACGGCCCTGGATATCATATTATGCTGCCTTTTATTACCACCTACAGATCAGTGCAG ACTACTCTCCAAACTGATGAGATCAAGAATGTGCCTTGTGGAACAAG TGGTGGTGTGATGATCTATTTTGACAGAATAGAGGTTGTCAACATGCTGGTCCCCTCAGCAG ttGTGGATATCGTGAGGAACTACACTGCTGATTATGACAAAACTCTAATTTTCAACAAGATTCACCACGAACTGAACCAGTTCTGCAGTGTGCACACACTACAGGAGGTCTACATCGAGTTGTTTG acaTCATAGATGAGAACCTGAAGACTGCCCTGCAGAAAGACCTTAATTCTATGGCCCCGGGACTCACAATACAG GCAGTCCGTGTTACCAAGCCAAAGATCCCCGAGTCTATAAGGAGGAACTTTGAACTCAT gGAAGCAGAGAAGACTCGTCTGTTAATCACGGCTCAGACTCAGAAGGTGGTGGAAAAGGAAGCAGAGACTGAGAGGAAGAAGGCCATTATTG AGGCTCAGAAAGTGGCCCAGGTAGCAGAGATCCAGTTCCAACAGAAAGTGATGGAGAAAGAGACGGAGAAGAAGATCTCTGAAATAGAGG ATGCTGCCTTCCTGGCGAGGGAGAGGGCAAAGGCTGATGCAGAATTTTACACTGCTGCCAAGTCTGCCGAAGCAAACCGG TTGAAGTTAACCCCGCAGTACCTGCAGCTGATGAAGTACCAGGCCGTAGCAGCTAACAGTAAGATCTACTTCGGCCAGGACATCCCCACCATGTTCATGGAGGGAACAAACAGCCCTCCAAAGTCTGAGCGCTCCCCTCATAAGTCCAAAGCCGAACCAGACTTGATTAGAGAGAAGCAAGACGGGCAGTGA